The nucleotide window GTCTGCTCTTTGGATTTATGCTCCTTCATAAGTGCAGCGTAATTATCCAGCATCCAGTACGACGGCGTCTGCCCTTTGGTAACCCGCTGCTCAATAATTCCCAAATACTCCGTAATATCGGCGTCATCGATACCCGCTTCCTGCAATCCTTCTTTCGCAATAGGTAATAACTCCTCCGTAATTAAATCTACCGCATTAATACGCTGATCATCGAACCAACGGAACTTGGTATCGAGTCCCATTTTTGAAGCCGCCACAAAATTCATGCGCGCATCATCAAAATCCATCTCATCCGCCACATTGGGATGGTAATCCCCCATTTTATTCATCAACCCCAGCCAAAAAGCTGAATTAGCAACCTCATCGGTAACCGTTGGTCCCGATGGGCAAACCCTATTTTCGATACGCAGATGGGCCTTCCCATCAGTCACGCCATAGCAGGGACGATTCCAGCGATATACCGTACCATTATGCACTTGGAGAGCACGCAACGCCGGCGGCGTACCCTCATCCAAAAGCTCCTCAACATCTTCAGTCACCTCAGAGCTAAGCATCACACGATATCGCGCCGTATCTTCCTGGAAAATTTCCAAGATACTTTCATCGACCCACTCATTTCCAAAGGTTACACGCGGGCTACTTTCCCGCAGATGATCACCCACCGTACGTGTATCCACCGACTGCTGGAACAATGCTATCCGCGTTTCATTCCACAGCCGTTTCCCAAAAAGAATGGGTGATCCTACTGTTGAAGCCAGTACCGGTGCCGTAACAAGCTGCGCAATGTTGTACTTAGATACAAACTCACCGGGGCCTACCTGCAAGTGCACCTGAAAGCCAGTATTGCAAGCTTCCAAAAGGGGCGAATCAAACTTCATGAGCAGTTCATCCATGCCCTGGATACGCAAATCATAATCTCCGCCACGCAGCTTCGTAATCGCCTGGCATAACGCCCGATAGCGCTGCAGAGGCGTCATATTTTTTAAATCCACATCAACCTTTCGAATGGTTGGCAGTATCCCCGTCAGCAGTACCTCGGCTCCAAGCTCCTCTGTAACCGACCGTACCCTGTCCAGCTTCTGCTGTAGATCTTCTTCCATCAGGGATAAACAATTGCCCGTAAACTCAAGGGGCGCCATGTTAATCTCAAGATTAAACTTCGCAAATTCGGTCGTATAGGAACCGCTTTCCGCCTCCTGCAGTTTTTCAAGCACCTCCATATTATGCGGCCAGGCTTTGGCCTGCTGATTAACCAGGCAAAGTTCTTGTTCAGCACCAATACGAATAGGATCTGTTTCGAACCAATCCCCCTCATTTAACATGCGATCCAGCGCTCGTAAATCTTTAAGCACATACTTCATAAAGCGCTGTACTTCTTCCTGACTGTCAGCCAATTTTACCCTGGATTCACCCATAGGCACCTCTGCATTAATTTATAGGTCTTGATCGTTTAAATAATCGAATTTATTGCACAGAATGCAAGCGTTCTTTACCTGTATCGCCTAACACATTTTGGATCCAAATAATTTTTAATATGAGTTTTTCTCTTGGTGAGACTTACTCTTTAACCCAGCTCTCCTTTTCCTAAATAGTTTACTGCCCTTTCAAACTTGAAGCCAATAAAAAAGGATGGCCAAAACAAATCAGCCATCCTTTTATTTGCTCCAAAACTTTGAATTACATCATTCCCAGAAAAGGGTCGGGTAGTCACTATCTACTGACTGCCAAATACTTACAAAATCAAATTCTGACATGTTAGTTTTAGCATTGCTACCAGTCATCT belongs to Fodinibius sp. Rm-B-1B1-1 and includes:
- a CDS encoding glutamate-cysteine ligase family protein, which produces MGESRVKLADSQEEVQRFMKYVLKDLRALDRMLNEGDWFETDPIRIGAEQELCLVNQQAKAWPHNMEVLEKLQEAESGSYTTEFAKFNLEINMAPLEFTGNCLSLMEEDLQQKLDRVRSVTEELGAEVLLTGILPTIRKVDVDLKNMTPLQRYRALCQAITKLRGGDYDLRIQGMDELLMKFDSPLLEACNTGFQVHLQVGPGEFVSKYNIAQLVTAPVLASTVGSPILFGKRLWNETRIALFQQSVDTRTVGDHLRESSPRVTFGNEWVDESILEIFQEDTARYRVMLSSEVTEDVEELLDEGTPPALRALQVHNGTVYRWNRPCYGVTDGKAHLRIENRVCPSGPTVTDEVANSAFWLGLMNKMGDYHPNVADEMDFDDARMNFVAASKMGLDTKFRWFDDQRINAVDLITEELLPIAKEGLQEAGIDDADITEYLGIIEQRVTKGQTPSYWMLDNYAALMKEHKSKEQTLAAITTAMIKNQKKGEPVHKWGRARMEDLEHWEPSSLIVEEFMTTDLFTVQKDDLLEFTANLIDWRRIRYVPVEDDKKHLVGLVTMRMVFNAYSKSVNHSEDVMETVEDIMIENPITIHPEASIIEAMEIMDSQKIGCLPVVKSNRLVGIITEQNYMKIARRLLKALHLNNDTNEESDNS